A window of the Blastopirellula sediminis genome harbors these coding sequences:
- a CDS encoding protein kinase domain-containing protein: protein MAQGETNTPRQVLWKVTADQVCQLFEQSLRRGPRLMAESLLEYVPESDRTPLLFGLLQREIYYREQAGETMSREEFDRRFPNQELLRDALINDDVHLKRVDAAFPDDDVLERVGRSPIGAVYKVRQRSSGNMMCVRSLPGLFIEQDHPSGCSFTDLAFMLHPNLARPRELVESDGDILLLTEFVEGPTLAGLVAQRHPIPLGVVCEFMRQAASGIIQVHDHFRCHGDLRPQSLILNPSQAVVKVSGLGLTELLNLRYLRYATAPTDAGMQFLGFRAPELGHEPPQLDKRSDVYSLGCTLYYALTGAIPPQQPNPAKSEEVSTFPVQCPRKLEAIIWQMLAIDPDERLDDAAMVHQVLAEFADPDAFKTWCAEAASGVALPTRITVTETSTLDTYTASTSETWPRQFAAPTPVRVAAPAPPQSLAPQPKPAPAAASEPPARPARWRPSRTLIGISAVVLLCLAGIIGYGLVPKPVQPPQEAPLWASSLAEQPDVYGDWWFDEFPWYAPIVRKKILTGAAHADESQIALAQELATAPTEKQMDRLRAMVEEMVRKSPPHDPEWAVVGRLLKIDPAQESPDSLKAAYEYFLGMLDPQRVDSGTARHMRALLYQKMGNETAARESYQMAVDAYQADGDQELEAVCYGDLGRTFERGLSLEAIAQYEHAVERAVSPSLKVALSTRIAFNYRKRNRMVMASEALDNAERFANNSELKFNDNHMLREVSYEERGWLEFDRWRLERAREWFAKAKKALDDQTDADDVKVFTKRLMIMQNDAMVAHFTGKTESAQYTYNEAINNIDGRVRSGLKSQDERNLVRRFPNLYERLGDTYMFGTPADYPRAAEVFGQAELAARSPAFELDQLWPHVANIQYKRVIALCLDFRQSEAETEMLAISDLLPAAETITPEQEQIYSTCRALANAMLEVNQQDADGQKKTLTKLESFCSQRLASYNARGNVSRTDLDVMLLSMQYLLGPNQTSQHTIDSVVRKLEYLIKEVHTDGDVSPEYLYRYAKCGDVALRNSTTSALTAQPRLIADVVSRGAKLSLAPGAKGSNAPIAIAENGRPKNCRLYALSIGVSRYADPTFNLGVAANDAMGLEKDFRSLCEGDDALFECGKIKSLTNEEATYENIFAWIRKFTQGSSEEGIQPVRPGDIVFVTFSGHGEKAHGDRSYFLLPHDYDSKVGMERTAIHDKVLQNSLANMGATVICVLDSCFSGKAFAPDDAIAMRAATDRMRALANEQIRRFSSTNDSNVILLASSISSQPALEDRRVGHGYLTLALREAFEGDYLDQPQNTPLPGSRQGFVTLEDIEYYLGQRVRDLSKGQQTTSRAYGIGRNATLADLPIRLSKSN from the coding sequence ATGGCACAGGGGGAAACAAACACACCGCGGCAAGTGCTTTGGAAGGTCACTGCCGACCAGGTTTGCCAGCTATTTGAGCAATCGCTCCGCCGTGGTCCGCGACTGATGGCGGAGTCGTTGCTGGAATATGTGCCGGAAAGCGACCGAACCCCGTTACTGTTCGGATTGCTGCAGCGGGAAATCTATTACCGCGAACAGGCCGGCGAGACGATGTCACGCGAAGAGTTCGATCGCCGATTCCCGAATCAGGAACTGCTGCGCGACGCACTCATCAATGACGACGTGCACCTCAAACGAGTCGATGCGGCGTTTCCTGACGACGACGTGCTGGAGCGAGTTGGACGTTCGCCGATCGGCGCTGTCTACAAGGTGCGCCAGCGCAGTTCGGGAAACATGATGTGCGTCCGCTCGCTCCCGGGGCTCTTCATCGAACAGGATCATCCCAGCGGTTGTTCGTTCACCGACTTGGCCTTCATGCTGCACCCGAACCTGGCGCGGCCGCGTGAGTTGGTCGAATCGGATGGAGACATTCTGTTGCTGACCGAGTTTGTCGAGGGGCCAACGCTCGCCGGACTCGTCGCTCAGCGTCATCCGATTCCGTTGGGGGTCGTATGCGAGTTCATGCGCCAAGCGGCCAGCGGCATCATTCAGGTTCACGATCACTTTCGCTGCCACGGCGATCTCCGTCCGCAAAGTTTGATTTTGAATCCGTCCCAGGCGGTGGTGAAGGTTTCGGGACTCGGCCTGACCGAACTCCTGAACCTCCGTTATCTCCGGTATGCAACTGCGCCAACCGACGCGGGAATGCAGTTTTTGGGATTCCGAGCGCCGGAATTGGGGCACGAGCCTCCGCAACTCGACAAACGGAGCGACGTTTACAGTCTCGGTTGCACGCTCTACTACGCGCTGACCGGAGCGATTCCGCCCCAACAGCCGAATCCCGCGAAGTCGGAAGAAGTATCGACCTTCCCGGTCCAGTGTCCCCGTAAGCTGGAGGCGATCATCTGGCAGATGCTGGCGATCGATCCCGACGAGCGGCTCGACGACGCGGCGATGGTTCACCAGGTGCTCGCCGAATTTGCCGATCCCGACGCCTTCAAGACGTGGTGCGCGGAGGCGGCTAGCGGAGTCGCCTTGCCGACGCGAATCACCGTTACCGAAACGTCGACGCTCGACACGTACACCGCAAGCACAAGCGAGACCTGGCCGCGACAATTCGCAGCGCCCACGCCTGTGCGAGTTGCAGCCCCGGCGCCGCCGCAGTCGCTTGCACCGCAGCCGAAACCAGCGCCCGCTGCGGCCAGCGAGCCGCCGGCTCGTCCCGCTCGCTGGCGACCTTCCCGAACGCTCATTGGAATTTCGGCCGTCGTGCTGCTCTGTCTGGCCGGAATCATCGGCTACGGGCTTGTACCCAAGCCGGTTCAACCTCCGCAGGAAGCTCCCTTGTGGGCCTCTTCGCTGGCCGAACAACCAGACGTCTACGGCGACTGGTGGTTCGACGAGTTTCCCTGGTATGCGCCGATCGTTCGCAAGAAGATTCTGACGGGGGCCGCGCACGCGGACGAGAGCCAGATCGCCCTGGCCCAGGAATTGGCGACCGCGCCGACCGAAAAACAAATGGACCGCTTGCGGGCGATGGTCGAAGAAATGGTCCGCAAGTCGCCGCCCCACGATCCGGAATGGGCCGTCGTCGGTCGCTTGCTGAAGATCGATCCGGCGCAGGAATCGCCTGATAGCCTGAAGGCCGCGTACGAATACTTCCTGGGAATGCTTGACCCGCAGCGTGTGGACAGCGGAACTGCGCGGCACATGCGGGCTTTGCTCTATCAAAAGATGGGGAACGAGACTGCCGCTCGCGAGTCGTATCAAATGGCCGTCGACGCCTATCAAGCGGATGGCGATCAAGAATTGGAGGCGGTTTGCTACGGCGACCTCGGACGCACCTTCGAACGGGGCTTGTCGCTGGAGGCGATCGCCCAATACGAACATGCGGTGGAACGAGCCGTATCGCCGTCGCTAAAGGTCGCCCTCTCCACACGCATTGCTTTCAACTACCGCAAGCGGAATCGGATGGTGATGGCGAGCGAAGCGCTCGATAATGCTGAAAGATTCGCCAACAATTCGGAGCTGAAATTCAACGACAACCATATGCTTCGCGAAGTCAGCTACGAGGAGCGTGGTTGGCTGGAATTTGACCGCTGGCGTCTGGAACGAGCCCGCGAATGGTTCGCCAAGGCGAAAAAGGCGCTCGACGATCAGACCGACGCGGACGACGTGAAGGTCTTCACGAAGCGCCTGATGATCATGCAGAATGACGCAATGGTCGCTCACTTCACGGGAAAGACGGAGTCGGCCCAGTACACCTACAACGAGGCGATCAATAACATCGACGGACGTGTCCGTTCCGGTTTGAAGTCGCAAGACGAGCGCAATCTAGTGCGTCGTTTTCCCAATTTGTACGAGCGGCTCGGCGATACCTACATGTTCGGCACACCCGCCGACTATCCTCGTGCGGCGGAAGTTTTCGGCCAAGCGGAACTCGCCGCGCGTTCGCCTGCCTTCGAACTCGACCAGCTTTGGCCCCATGTGGCGAATATCCAGTACAAGCGCGTGATCGCGTTGTGCCTGGACTTCCGTCAAAGCGAAGCGGAAACCGAAATGCTCGCGATCTCGGATCTCCTCCCCGCGGCAGAGACGATCACGCCGGAGCAAGAGCAGATCTATAGTACGTGTCGAGCGTTGGCGAACGCGATGCTGGAGGTCAATCAGCAAGACGCTGATGGACAAAAGAAGACGCTTACCAAACTGGAAAGCTTCTGCTCGCAGCGGCTGGCTAGTTACAACGCCCGCGGAAACGTCAGCCGAACCGATTTGGACGTCATGCTTCTCAGCATGCAGTACCTGCTGGGCCCCAACCAGACCTCACAGCACACGATCGACTCGGTCGTCCGCAAGCTGGAGTACCTGATCAAAGAAGTCCACACGGACGGCGACGTCTCGCCGGAGTATCTCTACCGGTACGCCAAATGCGGCGACGTCGCGCTTCGGAACAGCACTACTTCCGCGCTCACTGCGCAGCCGAGATTGATCGCCGACGTCGTGAGCCGCGGCGCCAAGCTGAGTCTCGCCCCTGGCGCAAAAGGTTCCAATGCGCCGATTGCGATCGCCGAGAATGGTCGACCCAAAAACTGCCGACTTTACGCTCTTTCGATCGGCGTTTCGCGCTACGCCGATCCCACGTTCAACTTGGGAGTCGCCGCCAACGATGCGATGGGACTAGAGAAAGACTTCCGCAGTTTGTGCGAAGGGGACGACGCCCTGTTTGAGTGCGGCAAGATTAAGAGCTTGACGAACGAGGAAGCGACTTACGAAAACATCTTCGCGTGGATTCGGAAGTTTACGCAGGGAAGCTCGGAGGAAGGAATTCAGCCGGTTCGCCCCGGGGACATCGTCTTCGTCACCTTCTCCGGACATGGCGAAAAGGCGCACGGCGATCGAAGCTACTTCCTCTTGCCGCATGACTACGACAGCAAGGTCGGGATGGAACGGACCGCGATTCACGACAAGGTACTGCAAAACTCGCTGGCCAACATGGGCGCTACGGTGATTTGCGTACTCGATTCGTGCTTCAGCGGCAAAGCGTTCGCACCGGACGACGCGATTGCGATGCGAGCCGCCACCGATCGAATGCGAGCGCTCGCGAATGAGCAGATTCGCCGCTTCAGCTCGACGAACGATTCGAACGTCATTCTCCTCGCCTCGTCGATTAGCTCGCAGCCGGCGCTCGAAGATCGCCGCGTCGGCCATGGCTATCTGACGCTGGCGCTGCGAGAAGCGTTTGAAGGCGACTATTTGGATCAGCCGCAGAACACGCCGCTTCCGGGAAGCCGTCAAGGATTCGTCACCTTGGAAGATATCGAATACTACTTGGGACAGCGGGTCCGCGACCTCTCGAAAGGTCAACAGACCACATCCCGGGCCTATGGAATTGGGAGGAACGCCACGCTCGCCGACTTGCCGATCCGGCTTTCCAAGTCGAATTGA
- a CDS encoding vWA domain-containing protein, translated as MRKPPRTRVDSSASRSKSVRKSNHSWRDQRPFLFSVAVHAVLILLLALLAVPVISGQRMGAVILDESALLPLDSQLAESNQLVPELELPVLVETPLDAEDSVPASLTSPSLEADFSKEMPTKSVENLSGEGSTQVAQVSPRNGRGATHVAVGNYDEAMDQITRELIRLLKDGEVVVVWLFDQSTSMEDDRAQIGARIGRVYQELTASGFAEHNALTTGIASYSGDYAQHTATPTSDVRQIYRAIERVPIDTIGKELTCKSVIEAIARHRRYVENSKRQFALIVVTDESGDPEDNQRNLEKAILEAQSTGCRVYFLGRESMFGYPYEHLAAVDLQHGISRVSTYDRGPETPFIEQLQTDGFAARTDAVLSGFGPYEQVRLTRETGGLFFMMPDDKPAGGPPMRHHYDPVVLDHYLPDWRPRSEVVEDLKRDPLQLLMTKVIQELNPFQSASVNAAAIRQLFSSDPAILIGEIQQEQVKMRAYIAYLNQAIHSLEVAKPLRDASPSLRQQANYDLLFAQLLTYRIRAAELHDYLTLFLQERPAGGSKWGWRIVMTKQLMTPQNHWAEVALARSFLEHIVTARKGTPWAAAAQLELDRGFGAAIQPVPAP; from the coding sequence ATGCGAAAACCGCCACGTACCCGCGTCGACTCGTCAGCTTCGCGCTCGAAGTCTGTCCGCAAGTCGAACCATTCCTGGCGAGATCAACGCCCCTTTCTGTTCTCGGTCGCGGTTCATGCAGTTTTGATTCTGTTGTTGGCCCTGCTGGCCGTGCCTGTGATCAGCGGACAGCGGATGGGGGCGGTGATTCTCGACGAGTCGGCCCTCCTGCCGCTCGACTCGCAACTTGCTGAGTCGAATCAACTGGTTCCCGAGCTGGAATTACCAGTGCTGGTGGAAACGCCGCTGGATGCCGAAGACTCCGTCCCGGCGTCGTTAACCTCTCCGTCGCTCGAAGCCGATTTCTCGAAAGAGATGCCGACGAAGTCGGTCGAGAATCTTTCTGGAGAAGGATCGACGCAAGTCGCCCAAGTTTCGCCCCGTAATGGCCGAGGCGCGACGCATGTCGCCGTCGGCAACTACGACGAGGCGATGGACCAGATCACGCGCGAGCTGATTCGCTTGCTGAAAGATGGGGAGGTGGTCGTCGTCTGGCTTTTTGATCAGTCGACCAGCATGGAAGATGATCGCGCTCAAATCGGCGCCCGCATCGGCCGCGTCTATCAAGAATTAACCGCTTCCGGTTTCGCCGAACATAACGCCCTGACGACCGGCATCGCCAGCTATTCAGGCGACTATGCCCAGCACACGGCGACTCCGACCAGCGACGTTCGGCAAATCTATCGCGCCATCGAACGCGTTCCGATCGATACGATCGGCAAAGAACTGACTTGCAAGTCGGTGATCGAAGCGATCGCTCGCCATCGTCGTTACGTCGAAAATAGCAAACGCCAGTTCGCGCTGATCGTCGTGACCGACGAAAGCGGCGATCCGGAAGACAATCAGCGCAACTTGGAAAAGGCGATCCTGGAAGCGCAATCGACCGGCTGTCGCGTTTACTTCCTGGGTCGAGAGTCGATGTTCGGCTATCCCTACGAACATTTAGCCGCAGTCGATCTGCAGCATGGAATTTCGCGCGTCTCCACCTACGATCGCGGTCCCGAGACGCCGTTTATCGAACAATTGCAGACCGACGGATTCGCCGCTCGCACCGATGCGGTCCTCAGCGGATTTGGCCCGTACGAGCAAGTTCGTCTGACCCGCGAAACCGGCGGCCTCTTTTTCATGATGCCCGACGACAAGCCGGCCGGCGGTCCGCCGATGCGCCACCACTATGACCCGGTCGTCCTCGATCATTATCTTCCCGATTGGCGACCGCGCAGCGAAGTTGTCGAAGACTTGAAGCGAGACCCGCTTCAATTACTGATGACGAAAGTGATTCAAGAGCTGAATCCGTTTCAATCGGCGTCGGTAAATGCGGCGGCGATTCGGCAGCTCTTCTCCAGCGATCCGGCGATTCTGATCGGCGAGATACAGCAAGAGCAAGTGAAGATGCGGGCCTACATCGCCTACCTCAACCAGGCGATCCACTCGCTGGAAGTCGCGAAACCGCTCCGCGACGCCTCCCCCAGCCTTCGCCAACAAGCGAACTACGACTTGCTGTTCGCCCAACTGCTCACTTACCGCATTCGCGCCGCCGAATTGCACGATTATCTCACCCTCTTCCTGCAAGAACGGCCAGCAGGGGGTTCAAAGTGGGGTTGGCGGATCGTCATGACCAAACAGTTGATGACGCCGCAGAATCATTGGGCGGAAGTGGCGCTTGCCCGCAGCTTTTTGGAACATATCGTCACCGCGCGAAAGGGAACTCCCTGGGCCGCCGCCGCACAGCTCGAACTCGATCGCGGTTTTGGCGCCGCTATTCAACCGGTTCCAGCGCCCTGA
- a CDS encoding RNA polymerase sigma factor — MENQGSEFSELLERLKNGDEAAAAELARKFENEVRRFIRFRLTSPSVRRMVDSLDIYQSVLIKFFTGFDQGDFRLEDPEELRRLLLTMARNKIVDHARRHHAGRRDARRISGDEAALNLVADSNETPSRIVETDEILHALEDRLSEDDRVLLHKKLSGYGWTDLAEEMGTNPDALRKRLTRAIDRAASQLGLISDK; from the coding sequence ATGGAAAACCAGGGGTCCGAATTCTCCGAGTTGCTGGAACGTCTGAAAAATGGCGACGAGGCTGCGGCCGCCGAGTTGGCTCGCAAGTTCGAGAACGAGGTGCGCCGTTTCATTCGATTTCGTCTGACCAGTCCGTCGGTGCGGCGTATGGTCGACTCGCTCGACATCTACCAGTCGGTTCTCATCAAGTTCTTTACTGGCTTCGACCAGGGGGACTTTCGTCTGGAAGATCCGGAGGAGTTGCGACGGCTGTTGTTGACGATGGCCCGCAATAAAATCGTCGACCACGCACGGCGACATCATGCCGGTCGGCGCGACGCGCGGCGAATCTCGGGAGACGAAGCGGCCTTGAACCTGGTCGCCGATTCCAACGAGACGCCCAGTCGAATTGTCGAGACCGACGAAATCCTGCATGCGCTCGAAGATCGACTTTCCGAAGATGACCGCGTACTGCTCCACAAAAAATTGAGCGGTTACGGCTGGACCGACCTCGCGGAAGAAATGGGAACGAACCCCGACGCACTACGTAAGCGGCTTACTCGCGCGATCGACCGCGCGGCGTCTCAACTGGGACTGATCTCCGACAAGTAG
- a CDS encoding DMT family transporter — translation MTAWSILSASICALIWAGQAIAVKLSVVDLPPFFVITLRFLLALPLVAALACACGTSLRAARNQWFILAVSGVLVALQFSLFTIGTTYTTSARSIVLINTFPIFTALFCHLFLTHSQTNLRQRIGLGLAIAGVWVIFLHRAAEPGISLLGDILVLLSAASMAAKIVYVRVILQRLDPIQLVFWSTCIGMVICGLISFSSETVPATALTTSALTAVAYQGLLVSGVAVLLWTTLLKYHNPNELNIFRLTSPLLGVLGAWLFMADPLPPNLLLGCALVTAGLLSTTLRSGRAEENDEDVATSPTLFSELEENRPRNFPVSKNMGPDSVA, via the coding sequence ATGACCGCCTGGTCCATTTTGTCAGCTTCGATTTGCGCGCTGATTTGGGCCGGCCAAGCCATCGCCGTAAAGTTGTCGGTGGTGGACCTCCCTCCCTTCTTTGTGATTACGCTTCGATTCTTGTTGGCGTTGCCGCTCGTCGCAGCGCTGGCCTGCGCATGCGGAACCTCGCTGCGGGCGGCGCGGAATCAATGGTTCATTCTGGCTGTTAGCGGCGTCTTGGTCGCATTGCAGTTTTCGCTATTTACGATCGGAACGACTTATACGACGTCCGCGCGTAGCATCGTCTTGATCAACACCTTCCCGATTTTCACCGCCTTGTTTTGCCATCTCTTTTTGACCCATTCGCAGACCAATCTGCGTCAACGGATCGGACTTGGTTTGGCGATTGCAGGGGTATGGGTAATTTTTTTGCATCGCGCTGCGGAGCCGGGGATATCTCTGCTGGGCGATATCCTAGTGCTTCTCTCGGCCGCGTCGATGGCGGCGAAGATCGTCTACGTCCGCGTGATACTACAGCGGCTGGACCCAATTCAACTTGTTTTCTGGTCAACCTGCATCGGAATGGTCATTTGCGGGCTGATCAGCTTCAGTTCGGAAACGGTACCGGCGACGGCGCTCACGACGTCAGCGTTGACGGCCGTCGCCTATCAAGGACTACTGGTATCAGGCGTCGCCGTTTTGCTCTGGACGACGCTGCTGAAATATCACAATCCCAATGAATTGAACATCTTTCGCCTCACTTCGCCGCTTTTGGGCGTATTGGGGGCGTGGCTGTTTATGGCGGATCCACTGCCGCCGAATCTCCTGTTGGGTTGTGCCCTGGTTACGGCAGGCTTGTTGTCGACAACGCTCCGCAGCGGCAGAGCGGAAGAGAACGACGAAGATGTCGCGACGTCACCGACCCTCTTTTCCGAGTTGGAAGAAAATCGACCAAGAAATTTCCCCGTTTCCAAGAATATGGGTCCGGATTCCGTGGCGTAA
- a CDS encoding caspase family protein, with the protein MVGCSRYDKGHGSVHDLYGPPNDVRLFYDLLTQRFDFPTENIVRLTDDEKGELSRPTAENISAAFGRLASETNPGDQVFILLSGHGVQVPIPKTQQNALDPANPEEDGLDEVFLPVNFGDWTDEGLANSIKDDQIGGWLDQMRRHGGNVWIVFDHCHSGTMSRSVGIGEIDRGVDPFALGVPRQDLEAAAAKAAEASGGERQRSVASGPSLELPPAADAVGSVTAFYAAQAFETAPELPRPLDAPRTPEHYHGLLSYTLAQVLSQADGPLSYEDLSQAVLTQYRAARGSRGPTPLFDGRLKQHVLSAEQAADGSSLTLLQQGGKLHLNAGQLMGIRPGTILKLMPKSGEKPLGHVEVVSATASSAKVKPIEFDGQPAPRASDLPEVCRCEVALKPLEDMQLRVAVVSAGEAAEVREALDALAKENLALLRAVDSSQDADWALHLVKPEEAARLYGKQIDEPQVFLVQREQLPSEEADSPQPKTPPRVYAQYSLADDSRWTTYLIEDLQRIFTWQNVWRIVAQYESPLQDDLHLEVKLDGDDGEAEAVTALRPGQRIRLSLSNKGFDDLAITFLFLDGNFGISKWFTASVEAGGSVRPFFADITDETSGVEGIVVLADRLADKKLMPEYDVLVQGPLGTGVRARGAFDQPDTNFAKLLQTAAGGKGLRAAIVHSPGTPEIIGKSWVTLRVDEKAP; encoded by the coding sequence TTGGTCGGATGTTCGCGTTACGATAAAGGTCACGGAAGCGTCCATGATCTCTATGGTCCGCCGAACGACGTCCGGCTGTTCTATGATTTGCTGACGCAGCGTTTCGACTTTCCGACCGAAAACATCGTTCGTCTGACCGATGACGAAAAGGGAGAGCTTTCTCGTCCGACCGCCGAAAATATCTCGGCCGCTTTTGGTCGACTAGCCAGCGAAACGAACCCGGGGGATCAAGTCTTCATCTTGCTCTCCGGCCACGGCGTGCAGGTTCCGATTCCCAAAACGCAGCAGAACGCGCTCGATCCGGCGAATCCTGAAGAGGACGGCCTCGACGAAGTCTTTCTGCCGGTCAACTTCGGCGATTGGACCGACGAGGGTCTGGCCAACTCGATCAAAGACGACCAAATCGGCGGCTGGCTCGACCAGATGCGCCGCCATGGGGGTAACGTCTGGATCGTGTTCGATCATTGTCATTCCGGCACGATGAGCCGCTCGGTTGGTATTGGCGAAATTGATCGCGGGGTCGATCCCTTCGCCCTAGGCGTTCCGCGCCAGGACCTGGAAGCGGCCGCCGCGAAAGCTGCCGAGGCGAGCGGCGGCGAACGCCAGCGCAGTGTCGCCAGCGGACCCTCTTTGGAGCTTCCGCCAGCTGCGGATGCTGTGGGAAGCGTCACCGCGTTCTACGCTGCTCAGGCCTTTGAGACGGCTCCGGAATTACCGCGTCCGCTCGACGCACCTCGCACGCCGGAGCACTACCACGGGCTCCTCAGCTACACGCTGGCCCAAGTTCTCTCGCAGGCGGATGGCCCGCTTTCGTACGAAGATCTGAGCCAGGCGGTCCTGACCCAATATCGTGCCGCGCGGGGATCCCGGGGACCGACGCCGCTGTTTGACGGCCGGTTGAAACAACACGTACTTTCCGCCGAACAAGCGGCCGACGGCAGCTCTTTGACGTTGCTGCAACAAGGAGGAAAACTGCATCTGAACGCGGGCCAACTGATGGGCATTCGCCCAGGTACGATCCTGAAGTTGATGCCGAAGTCAGGCGAAAAACCGCTCGGCCATGTTGAAGTGGTTTCGGCGACGGCGAGTTCGGCCAAGGTAAAGCCGATCGAATTTGACGGCCAGCCGGCGCCGCGTGCGTCGGATCTGCCGGAGGTATGCCGCTGCGAAGTGGCCCTGAAGCCGTTGGAAGACATGCAGTTGCGGGTCGCAGTAGTTTCCGCTGGAGAAGCGGCGGAAGTCCGAGAAGCGCTCGACGCGCTGGCGAAAGAGAATCTGGCCCTGCTCCGCGCGGTCGATAGTAGTCAAGACGCCGATTGGGCGCTGCACCTGGTAAAACCGGAAGAGGCAGCTCGCTTGTACGGCAAGCAAATTGACGAGCCGCAGGTCTTTTTGGTTCAGCGCGAGCAGTTGCCGTCGGAGGAAGCCGATTCGCCGCAGCCAAAGACTCCGCCGCGCGTTTACGCTCAGTACTCGCTGGCCGACGACTCGCGCTGGACGACTTACCTGATTGAGGATTTGCAACGGATTTTCACGTGGCAAAACGTCTGGCGAATCGTCGCGCAGTACGAAAGCCCGCTGCAGGACGACTTGCATCTGGAAGTGAAACTTGACGGCGACGATGGCGAAGCCGAAGCGGTCACTGCCCTTCGTCCGGGTCAGCGGATTCGCTTGTCGCTGTCGAACAAGGGGTTCGACGATCTGGCGATCACCTTTTTGTTTCTCGACGGCAACTTCGGGATTTCCAAATGGTTCACGGCCAGCGTCGAAGCAGGCGGCTCGGTCCGTCCGTTTTTCGCGGATATTACCGACGAAACCTCCGGAGTGGAGGGAATTGTCGTCCTGGCCGATCGCTTGGCGGACAAGAAGCTAATGCCGGAGTACGACGTGCTGGTTCAAGGGCCGCTTGGTACGGGCGTCCGCGCTCGCGGCGCCTTTGATCAGCCGGATACGAATTTCGCGAAGTTGTTGCAAACGGCGGCTGGGGGGAAAGGATTGCGGGCGGCAATCGTTCATTCGCCAGGCACGCCGGAGATTATCGGGAAGTCATGGGTCACGCTCCGCGTCGACGAGAAAGCTCCATGA